In Mangrovibacterium diazotrophicum, the genomic stretch GGAAGCGGTTCTCCACTTCTACTTTTAACCTTTCCGGTTATTTTGAGATCCTGAGCAACTCCCCCCTTCACATTTCCCGGCGATAGTACAACCTGGCGATCCATGATCGTGTAATTCACCGATCCGTCTTTAAACAGATCCTGCAAAGCTTCCCGGATGTCTGCCCCATTTGTGTTCAGCGAGTACTTTCGGGTCAAATCAAGTTCCGAGCGGTTGTACGCAAACCGATACATGGTTTGACTTTCAATTTGCATCAGAATTTCTTCCAACTGCGCATTCTGTTGAGTAATCGATATTTTTGATGATTGCGTGTAGGAATCGAGCGCAAACGATTCGAATACACAAACCAACATGAAAATAAGTGCTATACGCATCATAAGAAAAACTTTTTTAAAGGCATGATGATCCCACACCTCACACCTGTTCATTTTTTTCATAAATTTGGTTGTTAGTGAAATTTATAAACTCATAGATTTTGCAATCGAAGCAGGACGGCATGGCGGTGCTTTCCTGCTTTTCTGTTTTAGTCCGTATCGTACATTTTTCTATTTTAGTTTTAGTATTATTTTTTTCTTCGTGAAACTGTCATTTTCCGACTGGCTGCGTTCAACAACCTCGTATTTAACCGGGAAAAGCGTTGCAATCAAAGCCAATGCTTCATCGAGTGTCTCGTCCTCCAGAACCAATCGTATCTTCTTATCCTTCAGCTCGGGCGATCCCAATTCAATGTCCGTATTGTAAAACCGGCTCAACTTCACACAGGCTTCCTCCAGCGGAATATCTTTCAGTACAAGCCGGCCGTCTTTCCAGGCCAAAAAATCGTCGACCTTAACGACAGATTTAGATATGGTGTTTTCGGAAATATTGTAAACTATCCGCTCGTTGGGCAATAGCTTTTCTACGGGTTTCTCGCTCATCGATAACTGAACACTTCCCTGCTCAAGTACGATCTCACATGTGTTTTCGGCGGAATAAGAGGCCACATTGAAGCGTGTTCCCAAAACCTCAATCGCCAGTTTCGACGGTGTCTCTACCCGAAACGGATGATCACGATCCAGATGAACCACATCAAAATAGGCCAGACCATCCAGTTCAACTGTGCGCACTGAGTTATCTTCGGTAGAATATTTCAGTGTGGAATTGTATCCCAACCAACCTGTTGTGCCGTCGGGCAAAACAAATTGACTTCGGAAACCATTGTGTGAATAAAATTGGATTGGATGTGAGGCAGATGAGTCGGAACGGCCCGCTGAAAAATAGATAGCTCCTGCAATTAAAATCCCAACGACCAGTATTGCAGCAACTTGACTTGCGCGGAAAAGCAGGCGATTTTTACGCTCCCGGTTGGTTTCGGAGACCGATATCAACGACAACAACTTGTAGAAATTCCGGCTGGCGTCAAACTCCTGCTCCGGTTGAACATCCAGGTTTCTCCATTGATCCCGAAAAACCTCTTTTACTTCCTCATTCGAATCTGACCCGGCAAAATATTCACCGAGTTTTCGATGGTCGGCTAAGCTACCTTTCTGGTGAAAAAGGCGGTTTATTCGATTTTTTTCAATAGTCATTTTTGAGGTTTAGTTTTACCGGTTATATCCTCAAGCGGAAAAAACGTACCTCTTCAATTCAATCTTTTTTCAAAAAATTTTATTGATAAAACAGGAAGAAGAAATAAAACTCGGTGATTTCGCGATCAGAAGACATGGCTGAAAGTAAAAACTTGCGGGCGATTGACAACTGATTTTTGACAAACTGCTCCGACAAACTTAAGCGTCGGGCTATTTCGCCGTTTTTCAATTCGTGTTGGTAGCGAAGCAGGAAGATTTCACGTCGACGCTCGGGCAACTCATCGGCTAGTTTCCGGAATTTCTGCATAAAACGTTTGTAATCGAGTTCTTCCTCATTTTTAGCAGTCACTGCCAGATACTCCGTCGCAAACTCGCGCAAATAGCGTTGTTCGCGACATTTCTTCAAATATCGTTTCCGGATGTTGTTGTAGGCAATCGTAAACAGGTACGACTGAAAAGATGTGTCTGTCTTCAGCGTTTCCCGGTTCTCCCAGATTTTTAAAAACACCTCATTCAATACATCCTCAGCATCCTGCTTTTCCTGCAAATATTTTTTCGAGAAGTGGTACACTCTCAGGCTGTATTTATCATACAATAAATGGAATGCCTGCAGATTTCCATTCCGAACTTGATTCACAAGCGCATCGTCAGTAATTTTTTCCTCTGCGTGCAATGTTGTTCGCTATTCAGTTGTTGTTGGATAACAACGAATATAGAAGATTTTTTGAAAATTACAATTATGCTTTATAAAAAGTAGCAGCTGTTATTGAAGCAGTTTTCTTATCCAAAAGCTATCATAAAAAAAGCACCTCCATTGGAGATGCTTTTGAATATTATCGTGATGATCTTTTAATCTTTTACGCGGTTAAACCGAAGTGTTTTGACCATCCAGTCGGGCAGCGATTTTTTCGGGTCTCGTCCTTTCA encodes the following:
- a CDS encoding FecR family protein; protein product: MTIEKNRINRLFHQKGSLADHRKLGEYFAGSDSNEEVKEVFRDQWRNLDVQPEQEFDASRNFYKLLSLISVSETNRERKNRLLFRASQVAAILVVGILIAGAIYFSAGRSDSSASHPIQFYSHNGFRSQFVLPDGTTGWLGYNSTLKYSTEDNSVRTVELDGLAYFDVVHLDRDHPFRVETPSKLAIEVLGTRFNVASYSAENTCEIVLEQGSVQLSMSEKPVEKLLPNERIVYNISENTISKSVVKVDDFLAWKDGRLVLKDIPLEEACVKLSRFYNTDIELGSPELKDKKIRLVLEDETLDEALALIATLFPVKYEVVERSQSENDSFTKKKIILKLK
- a CDS encoding RNA polymerase sigma factor; this encodes MHAEEKITDDALVNQVRNGNLQAFHLLYDKYSLRVYHFSKKYLQEKQDAEDVLNEVFLKIWENRETLKTDTSFQSYLFTIAYNNIRKRYLKKCREQRYLREFATEYLAVTAKNEEELDYKRFMQKFRKLADELPERRREIFLLRYQHELKNGEIARRLSLSEQFVKNQLSIARKFLLSAMSSDREITEFYFFFLFYQ